The following are encoded together in the Desulfitobacterium chlororespirans DSM 11544 genome:
- a CDS encoding Uma2 family endonuclease, which produces MSIPKANKKHTYADYLTWPGEERWEIIDGTPLLQSAPTWQHQAISGELFRQFSNYLADKPCHIFGAPFDLRLPLAAEADEDATYVFQPDLTVICDKTRLKGTGYFGVPELVVEVSSISTGKFDKVSKFNAYEKAGVREYWIVEPEQKVVSVFKLQDGSYGRPETYTEEDNISVGIFPDLAIELKRVFADL; this is translated from the coding sequence ATGTCCATACCAAAGGCGAATAAAAAGCATACGTATGCCGACTATCTTACGTGGCCCGGAGAGGAACGCTGGGAGATTATTGACGGCACTCCTCTTCTGCAGTCCGCACCCACTTGGCAGCATCAGGCGATTTCCGGGGAACTGTTCAGGCAGTTCAGTAATTATTTGGCAGATAAACCCTGCCATATCTTTGGCGCACCATTCGATCTGCGGCTGCCGCTGGCTGCAGAAGCAGATGAAGACGCAACCTATGTCTTTCAGCCTGACCTGACCGTAATCTGCGATAAAACCAGACTTAAAGGGACGGGCTATTTCGGGGTGCCGGAGCTTGTGGTTGAAGTATCGTCCATCTCCACCGGGAAATTTGACAAAGTTTCAAAATTTAACGCTTACGAAAAGGCCGGCGTCCGCGAATATTGGATTGTGGAGCCTGAACAGAAAGTGGTCAGTGTCTTCAAGCTGCAGGACGGCAGCTACGGCAGGCCCGAGACCTATACGGAAGAGGACAATATCAGTGTCGGTATTTTCCCGGACTTGGCGATAGAGCTTAAACGTGTGTTTGCCGATCTCTAA
- a CDS encoding double-cubane-cluster-containing anaerobic reductase: MSEIQLPSQFESFAEARKQGFIAVKNLKEQGKKVAGVFCTYAPVELVLAAGAVPVGLCAFSDETIPEAEKELPRNLCPLVKSSYGFAITDKCPYMFFSDLMIGETTCDGKKKMYELLGEFKNLHVMQLPQTQQDEASQELWYKEVLRLKDRIEQDFGVTITEEGIKKAIKVKNEERKLLKEFYELSKSCPPPITGAEQLKVLYGSQFKFDPEVKNREIRETIDKVKADQAKGVENVSPAAKRILITGCPLAGVTEKVVRAIEESGGVVVAYENCIGVKPVERLVDETIDPYRAIADRYLQIGCSVMTPNPNRLELLSRLVREFKVDGVVEMTLQACHTYNLETTQIRKHMQKEDVPFISVETDYSTSDAAQLKTRLAAFIEMLS; this comes from the coding sequence ATGAGTGAAATTCAGCTGCCTAGCCAATTTGAAAGCTTTGCTGAGGCGCGGAAACAAGGGTTCATTGCGGTCAAAAATTTAAAAGAGCAGGGAAAGAAAGTGGCAGGGGTGTTCTGTACCTACGCCCCGGTGGAATTGGTCCTCGCTGCGGGAGCCGTGCCTGTCGGGCTTTGCGCTTTCAGCGACGAAACCATCCCTGAAGCAGAAAAAGAGCTGCCCAGAAACCTCTGTCCCCTGGTCAAATCCAGCTACGGCTTTGCCATCACCGACAAATGTCCTTATATGTTTTTTTCCGATCTGATGATCGGTGAAACCACCTGCGACGGCAAGAAAAAAATGTATGAGCTTTTAGGGGAATTCAAAAACCTCCATGTCATGCAGCTTCCTCAGACCCAACAGGATGAAGCCTCCCAGGAATTGTGGTATAAAGAAGTTCTGCGCCTGAAGGACAGAATCGAGCAGGATTTCGGAGTAACCATCACCGAAGAAGGTATCAAAAAGGCCATCAAGGTAAAAAATGAGGAACGTAAGCTCCTCAAAGAATTTTACGAGCTCAGCAAATCCTGTCCTCCTCCCATCACCGGGGCGGAACAGCTTAAAGTCCTCTACGGCTCCCAGTTCAAGTTCGACCCGGAGGTCAAAAACCGGGAAATCAGGGAAACCATTGACAAAGTCAAAGCCGATCAGGCTAAGGGCGTGGAAAATGTTTCCCCCGCCGCCAAACGAATCCTGATCACAGGCTGTCCTTTGGCCGGAGTCACCGAGAAGGTGGTCAGAGCCATCGAAGAGTCCGGCGGCGTGGTCGTGGCTTATGAAAACTGTATCGGGGTTAAACCCGTGGAGCGCCTGGTTGACGAAACCATCGATCCTTACCGGGCGATCGCCGACCGTTATCTGCAGATCGGCTGCTCCGTCATGACCCCTAACCCCAACCGCCTGGAGCTGCTGAGCCGGCTGGTCCGGGAATTCAAGGTGGACGGCGTTGTGGAAATGACCCTCCAGGCCTGCCACACCTACAATCTGGAAACCACTCAGATCCGCAAGCACATGCAAAAAGAGGATGTGCCCTTTATCAGCGTGGAGACCGACTATTCCACTTCGGACGCCGCCCAGCTTAAAACCCGGTTGGCTGCGTTCATTGAGATGCTTTCGTGA
- a CDS encoding calcium-transporting P-type ATPase, PMR1-type — protein sequence MRQQAWHVLPWLDVVKALEVHPGKGLNLKEVNRRLGEVGRNILETKKGVHPVFLFLGQFKDFMVLVLLAATIVSALLGEIADAVTIMAILVLNAVLGFIQEFRAERSIESLKSLTAPEARVLRDGLESRIPAADLVPGDIVLLEAGDRIPADIRWIQAVNVEVEESALTGESHPVAKRLAPLTDELTPMADRVNMGYMGTALVSGRGAGVVVATGMETEMGVIAGMIQSVEEEETPLQKRLAQLGKYLVIISIIVCAIVVLTGVLRGEGFYKMFLAGVSLAVAAIPEGLPAIVTVALAIGVQRMVKRKAIIRKLPAVETLGCATVICSDKTGTLTQNEMTVRQIYTDRKMVAVTGQGYDPKGDFHGADPTKEKGPLQSALKIASLCNNSSLNRKGVQVAGMFRAAGKDSPWGIEGDPTEGALLVAAAKAGIWRETLERKEERVGEIPFDSDRKRMSVIYKGKREKKAYVKGAPDEILRRCRHELTSEGIVELNELRRRAILRANDEMAKKALRVLALAEKPLQENERIDERVEEDLTFVGLMGMIDPPRASAAKAIKVCRRAGIKPVMITGDHRLTAEAVARELGILKGNGDGILTGSDLDRMSDEALEKEVMNISVYARVTPKDKLRIVRALKKNDQVVAMTGDGVNDAPAVKEADIGISMGKTGTDVTKEASAMVLADDNFATIVAAVEEGRAIYDNIRKFIRYLLSCNIGEVLVMFLAALVGLPLPLLAIQILWVNLVTDGLPAMALGVDGMDKDIMNRKPREPGESIFARGLARKIMVRGLIIGLGSLLVFVIALFLGVNMLAARTMAFTTLVFSQLFHVFDCKSETRGIFEVGIFSNPYLVAAVIGSTLMQLSVIYIPSLQAIFKTTPLMGWQWALILAVAGGPSILIGLYRLVRNTWRGKEIMVGGK from the coding sequence ATGAGGCAGCAAGCATGGCATGTTTTGCCCTGGCTGGATGTGGTTAAGGCTTTGGAGGTGCATCCCGGCAAAGGGTTAAACCTGAAGGAGGTTAACCGGCGGCTGGGCGAAGTGGGGAGAAACATTCTGGAGACCAAAAAAGGGGTTCATCCTGTCTTTCTCTTTCTCGGACAATTCAAGGATTTTATGGTCTTGGTTCTGTTGGCTGCGACCATCGTTTCCGCACTCTTAGGAGAAATCGCCGATGCCGTAACGATTATGGCCATCCTGGTCCTGAATGCAGTCCTGGGCTTTATCCAGGAATTCCGGGCGGAACGCTCTATTGAATCCTTGAAATCCTTAACGGCCCCGGAAGCCCGGGTCTTGCGGGATGGGCTGGAAAGCAGAATTCCCGCGGCGGACCTTGTTCCGGGAGATATCGTTCTTCTGGAGGCCGGGGATCGGATTCCTGCCGACATCCGCTGGATTCAGGCCGTGAATGTGGAAGTGGAGGAATCCGCTTTGACCGGAGAATCCCACCCGGTGGCCAAGCGGTTGGCTCCTTTGACCGATGAGCTGACCCCCATGGCGGATCGGGTGAATATGGGGTATATGGGCACCGCTTTGGTCAGCGGCCGGGGAGCCGGCGTGGTAGTGGCTACAGGTATGGAGACAGAAATGGGCGTCATTGCCGGTATGATCCAGAGTGTGGAAGAGGAAGAGACTCCTCTGCAGAAGCGCCTGGCCCAGCTGGGCAAATATTTGGTCATTATCAGTATTATCGTCTGCGCTATTGTGGTCCTGACCGGGGTTCTGCGGGGGGAAGGCTTCTATAAGATGTTCCTGGCCGGGGTCTCCCTGGCTGTAGCGGCCATTCCGGAAGGGCTGCCGGCTATTGTCACCGTGGCTCTGGCCATCGGGGTGCAAAGAATGGTGAAGCGCAAAGCCATCATCCGCAAGCTCCCTGCTGTGGAGACCCTGGGTTGTGCCACAGTCATCTGTTCCGATAAAACCGGGACCCTGACTCAAAATGAAATGACCGTACGCCAAATCTATACAGATCGCAAAATGGTTGCCGTAACCGGACAAGGCTATGATCCTAAAGGAGACTTCCATGGGGCGGATCCCACCAAGGAAAAAGGCCCCTTACAGTCCGCCCTGAAAATTGCTTCCCTGTGCAATAATTCCTCCCTGAACCGCAAGGGGGTGCAGGTGGCGGGGATGTTCCGGGCTGCGGGCAAGGATTCCCCCTGGGGAATCGAAGGAGACCCTACGGAGGGCGCTCTGCTGGTTGCCGCCGCCAAGGCGGGAATCTGGCGGGAAACCCTGGAGCGCAAGGAAGAGCGGGTTGGGGAAATTCCCTTTGACTCGGATCGCAAGCGCATGAGCGTGATCTATAAGGGCAAACGGGAAAAGAAGGCCTATGTCAAGGGCGCTCCTGATGAGATCCTGAGGCGCTGCCGCCATGAGCTGACTTCCGAAGGCATTGTGGAATTGAATGAGCTGAGAAGAAGAGCTATTCTGAGGGCCAATGATGAGATGGCTAAAAAAGCTTTAAGGGTCCTGGCCTTAGCCGAGAAACCCTTGCAGGAAAACGAGCGGATTGACGAACGGGTAGAGGAAGATTTGACTTTCGTAGGGCTTATGGGGATGATTGACCCGCCCCGGGCCAGCGCGGCCAAAGCGATTAAAGTGTGCCGAAGGGCCGGCATCAAGCCGGTCATGATCACAGGGGATCACCGCCTTACAGCAGAGGCTGTGGCCCGGGAACTGGGAATTCTCAAAGGCAATGGCGATGGCATACTGACCGGCTCCGATCTGGACCGGATGTCCGATGAAGCGCTGGAAAAGGAAGTCATGAATATATCCGTCTACGCCCGGGTTACACCCAAGGATAAACTCAGGATCGTCCGTGCCCTCAAGAAGAACGATCAAGTGGTGGCCATGACCGGGGACGGAGTCAATGATGCTCCCGCCGTCAAAGAGGCGGATATCGGGATCTCCATGGGCAAGACGGGGACCGACGTCACCAAAGAAGCCTCGGCCATGGTCCTGGCCGATGATAATTTCGCCACTATTGTGGCCGCCGTGGAAGAGGGCCGGGCCATCTACGATAATATCCGCAAGTTTATCCGCTATCTGCTCTCCTGTAATATCGGTGAAGTCCTGGTCATGTTCCTGGCCGCTTTGGTAGGGTTGCCCTTGCCCTTGCTGGCTATCCAGATTCTCTGGGTTAACCTGGTGACCGATGGTTTGCCGGCCATGGCTTTAGGTGTGGACGGCATGGATAAAGATATTATGAACCGCAAGCCCCGGGAACCCGGAGAGAGTATCTTTGCCCGGGGGTTGGCACGGAAGATCATGGTTCGCGGTCTGATCATTGGTTTAGGCTCCCTGCTGGTCTTTGTGATTGCCCTGTTCTTAGGAGTGAATATGCTGGCGGCCCGGACCATGGCCTTTACCACCCTGGTATTCTCCCAGCTCTTCCATGTCTTTGACTGCAAATCGGAAACCCGGGGCATTTTCGAAGTGGGAATCTTCTCCAATCCTTATCTGGTAGCGGCAGTGATCGGCTCCACCCTGATGCAGCTCAGTGTCATTTACATCCCATCCCTTCAGGCTATTTTTAAAACTACACCTTTAATGGGCTGGCAATGGGCATTGATTTTAGCGGTAGCCGGCGGTCCATCCATTTTGATTGGCTTATACCGTTTAGTACGCAATACCTGGCGGGGCAAAGAAATCATGGTGGGTGGAAAATAG
- a CDS encoding aminotransferase class V-fold PLP-dependent enzyme translates to MIYFDNSATTLIKPPEVGEAVAYAINHFGNASRSFYDAAMTASREIYRTRAAIAALVGSDEPLNIAFTSSSTESLNLVIGGLVKQEDAVITTVTEHNSVLRPLYLKGCRLDFINCDENGVLQWDAFEELIRPETRFLICTHGSNVTGNVTEVKQLYDLCRAHDLTMILDVSQTMGLIPVSGDMADVLCFTGHKGLFGPQGTGGIIVNRRLPFEIVKTGGAGVHSFAKFQQSEMPDVFEAGTLNSHSLYGLQKGVEFILNTGIEAIHSRENRLTQLFVDGIQEIKGLRLYGDFSGGDRLPVVALNIDGLLASDLAGLLWEKYGIATRAGSHCAPLLHQRFKTVETGMVRFSFSYFNTEEEIEAGSRALKTIAEEYG, encoded by the coding sequence GTGATCTATTTTGACAATAGCGCGACAACCCTCATCAAGCCGCCGGAAGTCGGTGAAGCGGTAGCTTACGCCATCAATCATTTTGGCAATGCCAGCCGTTCCTTTTACGATGCCGCCATGACGGCCAGCCGGGAAATCTACAGGACCAGAGCGGCCATCGCCGCTTTGGTCGGCTCCGACGAGCCCCTGAATATAGCCTTTACCTCCTCTTCCACCGAGAGTCTCAATCTGGTCATCGGCGGCCTGGTGAAGCAGGAGGACGCCGTCATTACCACCGTGACGGAGCATAATTCGGTCTTAAGGCCCCTCTATCTCAAAGGATGCCGGCTGGATTTCATCAACTGTGATGAAAACGGGGTTTTGCAATGGGATGCTTTTGAGGAGCTGATCCGGCCGGAAACCCGCTTTCTGATCTGTACCCATGGGTCCAATGTTACCGGCAATGTTACGGAAGTCAAACAGCTCTATGACCTCTGCCGGGCTCATGATCTGACCATGATTCTGGATGTTTCCCAGACCATGGGGCTGATTCCCGTCAGCGGGGACATGGCCGATGTGCTCTGCTTTACGGGCCATAAGGGCCTGTTCGGCCCTCAGGGCACGGGGGGGATCATTGTCAACCGCCGGCTGCCCTTTGAGATTGTCAAGACCGGGGGCGCAGGGGTACACAGCTTTGCCAAGTTCCAGCAAAGTGAGATGCCCGACGTCTTTGAGGCGGGAACCCTGAACAGCCACAGCCTTTACGGCCTGCAAAAAGGGGTGGAGTTTATTCTCAATACAGGCATCGAGGCGATTCACAGCAGAGAAAACCGCCTGACCCAATTGTTTGTGGACGGCATCCAAGAGATCAAAGGCCTCAGGCTTTACGGGGATTTCTCCGGCGGTGACCGGCTGCCGGTGGTTGCCTTGAATATAGACGGACTCCTGGCCTCTGACCTGGCCGGGCTGCTTTGGGAAAAATACGGGATCGCCACCCGGGCCGGCAGCCACTGCGCTCCCCTTCTCCATCAGCGGTTCAAGACCGTGGAAACGGGGATGGTCAGATTTTCCTTTTCCTATTTCAATACTGAGGAGGAAATTGAAGCCGGGAGCAGGGCCCTGAAAACTATTGCGGAAGAGTATGGTTGA
- a CDS encoding helix-turn-helix domain-containing protein — protein MSKSWDINDKRFIQIGLKIAYYRKLNEMTQDQLAERIGITSKYLSQVETPSCVQPISLKTLFAIADLFHVPPHKFLEFDKD, from the coding sequence ATGTCCAAATCATGGGATATTAATGATAAACGCTTTATCCAAATCGGCTTAAAAATCGCGTATTATCGAAAACTGAATGAAATGACCCAGGATCAGCTTGCGGAGCGGATCGGAATTACGTCGAAATATTTATCACAGGTGGAAACCCCATCCTGCGTACAGCCGATTTCTTTAAAAACTCTGTTTGCCATAGCGGATTTATTCCATGTTCCGCCTCACAAGTTTCTGGAATTTGATAAGGACTAA
- a CDS encoding DUF3343 domain-containing protein: MEYIITFKNTNWAIKSEQYLLAEKLQVKVMPLPAQISAGCGICLRIPAAEMETALDILTARQVEGVGLYTRVEADRGYRYSEITQR, from the coding sequence ATGGAATATATTATTACCTTTAAAAACACCAACTGGGCGATCAAGTCTGAGCAATATCTGCTGGCGGAAAAACTCCAGGTGAAAGTCATGCCCCTGCCCGCCCAAATCAGCGCCGGCTGCGGGATCTGTCTGCGCATACCCGCCGCAGAGATGGAGACCGCTCTGGATATTCTCACGGCCAGGCAGGTTGAGGGCGTGGGCCTTTATACAAGAGTTGAGGCGGATAGAGGCTATCGCTACAGCG
- a CDS encoding Rqc2 family fibronectin-binding protein, translated as MALDGITLHHLVQELAPQLAGARIDKITQPEKEEIHLQLRSQGQSYRLLLNISATAARLHLSQTSKKNPASPPMFCMILRKHIEGGKILALEQLGLERIVLLTVQNYNEYGDLATLHLYLEIMGKHSNLILVDPQSGLILDGLKRYSHALSRHREVLPGRLYLAPPSQGKADPLELEEEWRTILFRDGLSEKVVDLLVRHYAGISPELAREIMTRSGLAQTITLDQCGDIDLSRIFQAYTLLANPAHTPPLVPTLYYQGAIKLNRPTPLPTAFTLLPFQQYQGLPAQSFATLAEAVESFYQSKASSNTLEAKRGSLRKIIQEQLQHLHKKKGIYEDTLATAAKGLNYQRWGELLTANLYRLELGMKEIVAEDYNEESLPQVTIPLDPQLTGIENSQRYYRLYNKAKATIQKTTPLKDAVEEEIAYLNSVLLSLEQATVPSELDEVHKELIEENYLSGKHHGKPLAGEGKSLSKNKQNGKPHKKGKQGQGGKDAKGAKQGTKQGSKAESPQPKIYVSSQNRPILVGKNNRQNDWLTLKKGRPQDLWLHTKNIPGSHVLIPLEEGEEFPDDATLEEAAALAIHFSQAKGSTLVPVDYTHVKNIKKPNAAKPGMVIYDKNWTLYLTPQEEIVERLLASEGEEMP; from the coding sequence ATGGCCTTAGACGGCATTACCCTGCATCATTTGGTTCAGGAATTAGCCCCCCAACTGGCGGGGGCCCGCATTGATAAGATCACCCAGCCGGAGAAAGAGGAAATCCATCTCCAGCTGCGCAGCCAGGGCCAGTCCTACCGGCTCCTGCTCAATATCTCTGCCACCGCGGCACGGCTGCATCTTTCCCAAACAAGCAAGAAGAACCCTGCTTCCCCTCCCATGTTCTGCATGATCCTGCGCAAACATATCGAGGGAGGCAAGATCCTGGCCCTGGAGCAGTTAGGGTTGGAACGGATCGTCCTGCTCACCGTGCAAAACTATAACGAGTATGGGGATTTGGCCACCCTTCATCTTTATCTGGAGATCATGGGCAAGCACAGCAATCTTATTTTAGTGGATCCCCAAAGCGGCCTGATCCTCGACGGATTAAAGCGCTACTCCCATGCTTTAAGCCGTCATCGTGAGGTGCTGCCCGGACGCCTTTACCTTGCCCCTCCTTCTCAAGGAAAGGCCGATCCTCTGGAACTTGAGGAAGAGTGGCGCACCATTCTCTTCCGGGATGGACTCAGCGAAAAAGTTGTCGATTTGCTGGTCAGGCACTACGCGGGAATCAGCCCGGAGCTGGCCCGGGAAATCATGACCCGGTCCGGATTGGCGCAGACGATCACCCTGGATCAGTGCGGGGATATTGACCTCTCCCGGATTTTCCAGGCTTACACCCTTTTAGCCAATCCAGCTCATACTCCTCCTTTGGTGCCCACCCTCTATTATCAGGGAGCGATTAAACTCAACCGCCCCACCCCTCTTCCCACTGCCTTTACCCTTCTGCCCTTCCAACAGTACCAAGGCCTTCCTGCCCAGAGCTTCGCCACCCTGGCTGAAGCCGTGGAGAGTTTTTACCAGAGCAAAGCCTCCAGCAACACCCTGGAGGCCAAACGGGGTTCCCTGCGCAAAATCATTCAGGAGCAGCTCCAGCATCTGCACAAGAAAAAAGGCATCTATGAGGATACCTTGGCCACGGCCGCCAAAGGACTGAACTATCAGCGCTGGGGAGAGCTGCTCACAGCCAACCTTTACCGTCTTGAACTGGGGATGAAGGAGATTGTGGCGGAGGATTATAATGAGGAATCCCTGCCCCAAGTAACGATTCCCCTGGACCCTCAGCTCACAGGTATCGAAAACTCCCAACGCTATTACCGGCTTTATAATAAGGCCAAAGCCACCATTCAAAAAACAACGCCTCTTAAAGACGCTGTGGAGGAGGAAATCGCTTATCTTAATTCCGTTCTTTTAAGCCTGGAGCAAGCCACTGTACCCTCTGAGCTGGATGAGGTTCATAAGGAACTAATTGAGGAAAACTATTTGTCCGGCAAACACCATGGCAAGCCCTTGGCAGGGGAAGGAAAAAGCCTGAGCAAAAATAAGCAGAACGGCAAACCTCATAAAAAAGGTAAGCAGGGCCAAGGCGGCAAGGATGCCAAAGGGGCTAAGCAGGGAACTAAACAAGGCTCTAAAGCAGAATCCCCCCAACCCAAAATCTACGTTTCCAGTCAAAACCGCCCCATTCTGGTGGGCAAAAACAATCGTCAGAATGATTGGCTGACCCTGAAAAAGGGCCGTCCCCAAGACCTCTGGCTCCACACCAAGAACATCCCCGGCTCCCATGTGCTGATTCCCCTGGAAGAGGGTGAAGAGTTCCCCGATGACGCCACTTTGGAAGAGGCGGCTGCCCTGGCCATCCATTTCAGTCAGGCCAAAGGCTCCACTTTGGTTCCGGTGGATTATACTCATGTGAAGAATATTAAAAAACCCAATGCCGCCAAGCCGGGCATGGTTATCTATGATAAGAACTGGACCCTCTATCTGACCCCCCAAGAGGAGATTGTGGAACGTTTGCTGGCCAGCGAGGGAGAGGAAATGCCTTGA
- a CDS encoding acyl-CoA dehydratase activase, producing the protein MKKIFVGIDSGSTQCKAVVMSEEGLLDTLAVKTGWNPKTSAEESLAVLKERNDLDSREILVAATGYGREAIDFADYTMTEITCHAYGGIYLMPDIQGIIDIGGQDSKVIQIQAGKPVNFLMNDKCAAGTGRFLKMACDTLEIPLDQIDEFTDPHQAVSINSMCTVFAESEIIGLLAMQKDRAQIMAGVLQSIARKIQQQAGKLEFTAGKPILMTGGLSQSGLLVETIAQYIGYEVKSCSQALYAGAIGACVCAAQKSNYSISGV; encoded by the coding sequence GTGAAAAAGATCTTTGTCGGCATCGATTCAGGCTCCACTCAGTGTAAAGCCGTGGTGATGAGCGAAGAGGGGCTCCTTGATACTCTGGCCGTAAAAACCGGCTGGAACCCCAAAACCTCCGCCGAGGAAAGCCTGGCCGTTTTAAAGGAAAGAAATGATCTGGACAGCCGGGAAATCCTGGTTGCAGCCACAGGCTACGGCCGGGAAGCCATCGATTTTGCCGACTATACCATGACGGAAATCACCTGCCATGCTTACGGCGGCATCTATCTGATGCCGGATATTCAGGGCATCATCGACATCGGCGGCCAGGACAGCAAGGTCATTCAGATTCAGGCCGGGAAGCCGGTCAACTTTCTGATGAACGATAAATGCGCCGCCGGAACAGGCCGTTTTTTGAAAATGGCCTGCGATACCCTGGAGATCCCCCTGGACCAGATCGATGAATTCACCGATCCCCACCAGGCGGTCTCCATCAACAGCATGTGTACAGTTTTTGCGGAATCGGAGATAATCGGACTCCTGGCCATGCAGAAGGACCGGGCCCAAATCATGGCCGGGGTTCTCCAATCCATTGCCCGCAAAATACAGCAGCAGGCGGGCAAGCTGGAGTTCACAGCAGGCAAACCGATCCTGATGACCGGCGGCCTCTCCCAATCCGGGCTGCTCGTAGAGACCATAGCCCAATATATCGGCTATGAGGTTAAATCCTGTTCCCAGGCTTTATACGCCGGAGCCATCGGGGCCTGCGTCTGTGCCGCTCAAAAATCCAATTATTCGATAAGCGGGGTGTGA